In Thermodesulfovibrionales bacterium, a single genomic region encodes these proteins:
- the pdhA gene encoding pyruvate dehydrogenase (acetyl-transferring) E1 component subunit alpha — protein MPETIIESFKVKRLDILDESGNIDESLRPPLSDDDIRKMYELLVLSRTFDHRALDLQREGRLGTYASILGQEASQIASAFAFEKSDWVFPSFREMGVYITLGYPLHMLFQYWSGDERGLKTPKDMNIFPICIAVGTHIPHAVGAAMAAQYRRDTIAAAAYFGDGGTSKGDFHEGLNMAGTFRLPVVFICQNNQWAISVPRERQSASKTLAQKAYAYGFEGIQVDGNDVFAVYKATKDSLDKAKRGGGPTLIECFTYRMADHTTADDAARYRPKELIEGWKAKDPLLRLELFMKKSGLLTDEYRKHVDEQSKRAVDEAVKNEESAVRPDPKDMLTYTYEKLTPRQVREREDL, from the coding sequence ATGCCGGAAACTATTATAGAATCTTTCAAGGTAAAGCGGCTGGATATTCTCGACGAGTCGGGAAACATCGATGAATCTCTCAGACCACCGCTCTCTGATGATGATATCAGGAAGATGTATGAGTTGCTCGTACTCTCAAGAACCTTTGACCATCGCGCGCTGGACCTCCAACGAGAGGGCAGACTCGGGACTTATGCATCCATTCTCGGGCAGGAAGCGTCGCAGATCGCAAGTGCCTTCGCCTTCGAGAAATCAGACTGGGTCTTTCCTTCATTCAGGGAGATGGGCGTTTATATAACCCTGGGATATCCTCTCCATATGCTCTTCCAATATTGGAGCGGCGATGAGAGGGGACTCAAGACACCCAAGGACATGAACATCTTTCCGATCTGCATCGCTGTGGGGACGCACATCCCCCATGCCGTCGGAGCCGCCATGGCGGCACAATACCGGAGAGACACGATAGCGGCAGCAGCATACTTTGGCGATGGCGGGACGTCAAAAGGCGATTTTCATGAAGGCCTCAATATGGCGGGGACCTTCAGGCTCCCCGTCGTCTTCATCTGCCAGAACAATCAGTGGGCGATATCAGTGCCTCGGGAAAGGCAGAGCGCTTCGAAAACCCTCGCCCAAAAGGCTTACGCCTATGGCTTTGAGGGCATCCAGGTGGACGGAAATGATGTCTTTGCCGTCTATAAGGCCACAAAGGACAGCCTTGACAAGGCGAAGCGAGGAGGAGGTCCCACCCTCATTGAATGTTTCACATACCGAATGGCCGATCATACTACGGCTGATGATGCCGCACGGTACCGGCCAAAAGAACTCATCGAGGGATGGAAGGCGAAGGACCCTCTCCTAAGACTGGAACTATTCATGAAGAAGAGTGGCCTCTTGACCGATGAGTATCGAAAGCACGTCGATGAACAGTCAAAGAGAGCCGTTGATGAAGCGGTAAAGAATGAGGAATCGGCGGTGCGGCCGGATCCGAAGGATATGCTCACTTATACTTATGAGAAACTGACGCCTCGACAGGTGAGAGAGAGAGAGGATCTCTGA
- a CDS encoding ArsA family ATPase — MIERPMILFGGKGGVGKTTCSAAVALHFSSAGQRTIILTSDMTPSLSDIFEEEIGDTIKKIDRNLEAVEISQDAIVSSWKKKFGPDFSDILSHLIDLEALDTESRHQLLDYIGSAPSLREETMLDLIVDMAESGAYDRIVWDTAPAGETLNLVNIPKYLRRHLRAGARVFEGLDKIGKRITGKRSIAAIMDSWVLASERISRFLRDRSTFILVANPETLVVKQVSRVTETLKDYGIPIHGMVINRVIESPDSESLKALQRIQQERLNELERMAEGLPVAILPYSLKEIKGKRALREAGERVSGQLGF, encoded by the coding sequence GTGATTGAGAGACCTATGATCCTCTTCGGCGGAAAGGGCGGCGTCGGAAAGACTACCTGCTCTGCCGCTGTGGCCCTCCACTTCTCGTCCGCGGGCCAAAGGACCATTATTCTCACCTCTGACATGACGCCGTCGCTCTCTGATATCTTCGAGGAAGAGATCGGCGATACCATCAAGAAAATCGATCGGAATCTTGAGGCGGTCGAGATCAGTCAGGATGCGATCGTGAGCAGCTGGAAGAAGAAATTCGGTCCTGATTTTTCGGATATCCTCTCCCACCTTATCGACCTGGAAGCCCTTGACACTGAATCACGACATCAGCTCCTGGACTATATCGGCTCTGCACCTTCACTCCGGGAAGAGACCATGCTCGACCTGATCGTGGACATGGCCGAGTCGGGAGCCTATGATCGCATTGTCTGGGACACCGCACCGGCGGGTGAAACGTTAAACCTCGTGAACATCCCGAAGTATTTGAGGAGACATCTACGCGCAGGCGCAAGGGTCTTTGAGGGCCTCGACAAGATCGGGAAAAGGATCACCGGCAAGAGGTCTATCGCAGCGATTATGGACAGTTGGGTCCTCGCATCGGAGAGGATCTCCCGGTTTCTCCGTGACCGTTCAACCTTTATTCTCGTCGCGAACCCCGAGACCCTTGTGGTGAAGCAGGTATCGAGGGTCACGGAAACCCTGAAAGACTATGGTATCCCCATCCACGGCATGGTAATCAACCGGGTCATAGAAAGCCCTGACTCAGAATCTCTGAAGGCCCTGCAGAGGATCCAGCAGGAGCGCCTCAATGAACTGGAGAGAATGGCCGAAGGACTCCCCGTTGCGATACTGCCCTATTCCCTTAAAGAGATCAAGGGGAAGAGGGCATTGAGGGAGGCAGGAGAAAGGGTATCCGGACAACTCGGGTTTTGA